GAACGAATCCCTTGCCAAATGAGTCATATGCGGAGATCTGGTCTAATGCCAGTATGTTAGCCTTAGAAGGGTTGACCTTGATTAAAGTGAAATAAAAAGAGGCAGCCGGAATTTTCGGCTGCCTTTATTTCTACTCAAACTTCAACGAGTCTCCGTCAAATGATTCGTCAGCTACTTTAATTGAATCAGTAGGACAACCTTCTTGAGCATCGATCATGTCTTCTTCTAACTCTTCTGGAATGACAGCTGTTCCTTGGTTATCGTCCAAAATAACAAAAGCAATTCCTTCATCATCATAATCATAAATATCTGGAGCAGCGGCACCACAAGCTCCGCATGCGATACAAGTATCTTTGTCGACAATCGTATATTTAGCCATGATTTTCCCTCCAATTTTTTCTATAGTCAAAATTCAACCCTAGGTTTGGATAGAATAATCTATTCTAGTTCCTTAACTAGTGTGATTTGATTTTGTACTTAACTATTGTAAAGCTGAATCGAAAACTTTTCAACCAAATCATTCCTAAAGTTACAAAACAAGAATATGGTCTTTTCATTATTCCCTCTGTAAGACCATTTAGCCTTCAACTTTAACGGAAATTTGATACAATACTTACAACGAAGGAACGTATAGGAAAAGCGTAGATGAGGTGAATCAATGACTGTTAAAGATGTCATTATAATATCTGTATGTAAAGCGTTAAAAGGGGAACGTACCATTTACGGAGCGTATCATCTTCTTCAAGGGAAAAAGTCTGCTCAAACTATTCAAGATGGTCATTTATTTTCGATTCTCCCTTATTATGGAATGTTTCCGAAGATGAAACGAGCAGATATAGCAATGAAAGTGAAAATTCTTGCAGAACAGAAACTCATGCAACAGGTCTCTGAAGATCGATTTATCGTAACGGACCGTGGAGAAGCGTTTTTAGAGAGCGAAACGGACAAATGGCCTTTACTTCAAGAGTTGAATGGTTGGAAATACTCGAGACTAACGCGAACGTTTTGGCTACGGATGACGCTATGGATACAGACAGTTACAGAACTTCACATGAACCGAAGGGATTTTATACCAATTGTTCAAGAACGTGAAGTGCAGTTTTGGGTCAAGCAACATATGCCAAGAACAAAAGTCATTAGAGATGAGCAGTTAAGCAAACTATACGAAGAGTTGCATCATTTTTTGCGTTGTCTCAATGAAGGCCATTCGCTTTTTCTCGTTTTGCAATTAACAAGTCATAAGCGGATTGGCTATACGAGGGGCCAAGCTGCAAGATTGTGCTCCATCCGTGAAGACGACGCTGATATCATTCACGAGGCTCTGTTACATAAGTTGTTTGCATTTATTGAAAATCGAGAAGGATTGGATAGACTTCCTTCGTTTATAGATCAACAAATTAAGGAAGCCGGATGGACAAAGTCTGCTGAGCGAACCAGTCAATTATTAAAACAAGGGATGTCAATAGAACAGATTGCATCCATGAGACAGTTAAAAACAAGTACGATTGAAGATCATATCATCGAAATTGCCTTGCAAGATGCTACATTTCCTATAAATAAGTATGTCTCAGAAGCCATACAAATGGAGATTGATCAATTATTGATTCGTGAACAATCCATTAAATTACGTGACATAAAAGCGGCTCTCGGCGATGCGGCTAGTTACTTTATGATCCGTTTAGCACTTACAAGACGGGGGGAATGACCGTGCAACTTTTAGACGAACTAAAGAAGTGGTTTGGCTACTCGAGTTTTAGACCAGGCCAAAAAGAGATCGTGGAAGCTGTAGTAAAGGGAGAGGACGTTCTGGCTGTTCTTCCTACAGGTACTGGTAAATCCATTTGTTATCAGCTGCCTGGATTGATCTTGCCTGGTGTTACTATCATTGTGTCCCCATTATTATCATTGATGGAAGATCAGGTTCAACAACTTCGTAGTGAAGGTATTAAGTCTGTCGTCGCTGTTAATAGCTTTATGAGTTACCAAGAGCGACAATCTGTTGTGAATCACTTACATGAATATAAATTAATTTATACATCACCTGAAATGCTCCAATCTGAATTCTTTCGTTCTAAGCTAAAAACACTTCAAGTCTCGTTATTTGTTGTTGATGAAGCGCATTGCATCTCGCAATGGGGACATGAATTTCGGAGTGATTATTTAAGATTAGCGAGTGTGCGAAAGCAACTAGGTCATCCTCCTTGTTTGGCGATTACGGCAACGGCTACCACCACAGTACAAAAAGATATATGTCATTATTTAAACATGGTTGATGTGAAGCGGTACATTCATTCAGTTAATAGGCCCAACATAGCCTTACAGGTGGAAACGTATGTAACGACAGATGAAAAGTTAGAGCGGCTCCTTGAGCTTATTGAGTCATTAGAAGGTCCTGGTATGGTTTATTTTTCAAGTCGTATGTGGAGCGAATCGGTGGCTCGAAAGTTAATGCAAAAAGGAATTTCTGATGTGAACTTTTATCATGGTGGTATGACAACTGAGGACCGATTGTTGATTCAACAGCAATTTATGCAAGGGGAACTAAATATTATTTGTTGTACAAGCGCATTTGGAATGGGGATTAATAAAAATAATATCCGCTATGTAATTCATTTTCATTATCCTACTCAGATGGAATCCTATGTACAGGAAATAGGCAGAGCGGGACGTGATGGAGAGGATAGTTTGGCGATTGTCCTTTTTAGTGAGGAAGACCGTGGCCTAGCAAAGCTTCTATCGGTCCGAGAACAACTCACCCCTGACCAAGTGAGAACTATACTAGAACGATTGCAACGAGAGAGCGAATTATCGGAAAAAATGGTCTCGGAAATTTGTGCACAAGCAGGTTGTAGTGAAGTTGTTTGGAGAAATATGTTGTTTGCATTAGAGGAACTAGACGTAATTGAATCGGGCAGAATAAAAAGATTTTCTGTCGATGCTATCACAGAGAGGCTTGCGCATGGGTTTACTCAATATAAAATATCCAAACAGAAACAATTAACAGCATTTGAACATTGGCTGCAATTACGGACATGTAGGCGTTCTGGAATGTTACAGTATTTTAATGAATCACCTCAAAAAAATGACCATAAGTGTTGCGATCGTTGTCGGTTTGAACTTGATGATTATAGAAAAACAAACACGCAATCAGCTAAGCAAGAATTAGTTCTTCATTGGGAACAAGAGCTGAAGAAGCGCTTTTTAATCCCTTTTGAGGCATCGAAATGAAGGAGCAAACAAGACCGATTGACCGTCTAAGTGACCGAGAAGTTTTGATCAGCTTGTACCTATCACAGCTCGCGATTATCCTTTTAGCGATGGTATTATCATTTTTTGTCTTTCCTGATTTTTTGAGTTTTTACAGGTTACTATCTTTTTCATGGTTTGATGTGATCATCATTGGTGGAGGATTTGCTGGAATCGTCGTTCTAGCAGATGTATTGATTGATCGGTTTGTTCCTAAGCGTTTCTTAGATGATGGGGGGATAAACGA
Above is a genomic segment from Bacillus sp. FJAT-45037 containing:
- a CDS encoding ferredoxin, encoding MAKYTIVDKDTCIACGACGAAAPDIYDYDDEGIAFVILDDNQGTAVIPEELEEDMIDAQEGCPTDSIKVADESFDGDSLKFE
- a CDS encoding RecQ family ATP-dependent DNA helicase — encoded protein: MQLLDELKKWFGYSSFRPGQKEIVEAVVKGEDVLAVLPTGTGKSICYQLPGLILPGVTIIVSPLLSLMEDQVQQLRSEGIKSVVAVNSFMSYQERQSVVNHLHEYKLIYTSPEMLQSEFFRSKLKTLQVSLFVVDEAHCISQWGHEFRSDYLRLASVRKQLGHPPCLAITATATTTVQKDICHYLNMVDVKRYIHSVNRPNIALQVETYVTTDEKLERLLELIESLEGPGMVYFSSRMWSESVARKLMQKGISDVNFYHGGMTTEDRLLIQQQFMQGELNIICCTSAFGMGINKNNIRYVIHFHYPTQMESYVQEIGRAGRDGEDSLAIVLFSEEDRGLAKLLSVREQLTPDQVRTILERLQRESELSEKMVSEICAQAGCSEVVWRNMLFALEELDVIESGRIKRFSVDAITERLAHGFTQYKISKQKQLTAFEHWLQLRTCRRSGMLQYFNESPQKNDHKCCDRCRFELDDYRKTNTQSAKQELVLHWEQELKKRFLIPFEASK
- a CDS encoding helix-turn-helix domain-containing protein; protein product: MTVKDVIIISVCKALKGERTIYGAYHLLQGKKSAQTIQDGHLFSILPYYGMFPKMKRADIAMKVKILAEQKLMQQVSEDRFIVTDRGEAFLESETDKWPLLQELNGWKYSRLTRTFWLRMTLWIQTVTELHMNRRDFIPIVQEREVQFWVKQHMPRTKVIRDEQLSKLYEELHHFLRCLNEGHSLFLVLQLTSHKRIGYTRGQAARLCSIREDDADIIHEALLHKLFAFIENREGLDRLPSFIDQQIKEAGWTKSAERTSQLLKQGMSIEQIASMRQLKTSTIEDHIIEIALQDATFPINKYVSEAIQMEIDQLLIREQSIKLRDIKAALGDAASYFMIRLALTRRGE